From the genome of Onthophagus taurus isolate NC chromosome 5, IU_Otau_3.0, whole genome shotgun sequence, one region includes:
- the LOC111420801 gene encoding lactosylceramide 4-alpha-galactosyltransferase-like: MNAFQRVFIIIISFGFFYFITYILLATKPPNDDITIILKKNRQILRNLFDLTIKNNSIFFLETSFKDFEHEVVTINRRASCSLESAALYHRNRSIYYIYVFPNDIKTIYIQDKYLNTVLTYENVHVVYAKIEDLVKNTEIEGLFKKHLIETSDYFVEHFSDAFRVIVLMKFGGIYMDSDVIVLKSLDDLGGNFIGKEFETSLAGGIIGFDGNSIDLLDRILKDFNEHYNPKSWTGHGPFLFTKWVKKLCNATRNFLYHKCDHLKVLPTNLFYPIFYGSWEDLFDPEYVDEVLDKAKNSYLIHFWNKLSYDLIIDSDSNAAYTVLAKKHCPKTFSKLNKLF; encoded by the exons atgaacGCCTTTCAACGTGtttttatcattatcatttcattcggatttttttactttattacttACATACTGTTAGCAACAAAACCACCAAACGACgatataacaataattttaaagaaaaatcgaCAAATTTTACGAAACCTCTTTGATTTAACCATCAAAAACAACTCGATTTTCTTCTTAGAGACGTCTTTTAAGGATTTCGAACACGAAGTGGTCACGATAAATCGTCGGGCGTCTTGCTCGTTGGAATCGGCAGCTTTATATCATCGAAATCGATCGATTTATTACATTTACGTGTTTCCAAATGACAtcaaaacgatttatattCAAGACAAATATTTGAATACGGTTTTAACATACGAAAATGTTCATGTTGTTTATGCGAAAATTGAGGATTTGGTTAAAAATACGGAAATTGAGGGGTTATTTAAAAAGCATTTAATTGAAACTTCGGATTATTTCGTCGAACATTTCAGTGATGCTTTTCGTGTGATCGTTTTAATGAAGTTTGGTGGGATTTATATGGATAGTGATGTGATTGTATTGAAATCTTTGGATGATTTGGGGGGGAATTTTATTGGGAAAGAATTTGAAACAAGTTTGGCTGGGGGAATTATCGGTTTTGATGGTAACAGCATCGATTTATTGGATcgaattttaaaggattttaacGAACATTATAATCCAAAATCGTGGACGGGACATGGTCCTTTTCTATTTActaa gtggGTGAAAAAGTTGTGTAATGCAACGCGAAATTTCCTTTACCACAAATGTGATCATTTAAAAGTTCTTCCCACGAACTTATTTTACCCGATTTTTTATGGTAGTTGGGAAGATTTATTTGATCCAGAATATGTCGATGAAGTACTTGATAAGGCCAAGAATAGCTATCTAATTcatttttggaataaattaTCCTACGATTTAATAATTGACAGTGACTCGAATGCTGCTTATACAGTTTTAGCGAAAAAACATTGTCCGAAAACGTTTTCgaagttaaataaattattttaa